One window of the Gopherus evgoodei ecotype Sinaloan lineage unplaced genomic scaffold, rGopEvg1_v1.p scaffold_36_arrow_ctg1, whole genome shotgun sequence genome contains the following:
- the LOC115641863 gene encoding olfactory receptor 52B2-like, with protein MMSADNHTVFYPVTYILTGISGTEESNFWMAIPFCLMYIVTLFGNSLLLFIILTERSLHEPMYVFVSMLATVDLLLSTTTVPKMLAVFWFRAGEISFVACLTQMFFIHASFIAESAILLAMAFDRYIAICDPLRYTIILTKSVIRKMGLAVVTRCFCIIFPLIILMKQLKFCRTNLLPHTYCEYMAIARLACNDITVNVSYGLAVAILVIGLDAVLIALSYGLILRAVFRLTSKDARLKALRTCSSHLCVILMFHISSVFSYYAHRFGHIIPGYILNLLANLYVIIPPMLNPIVYGVTTKEILKRVISIFYRCLAEAPC; from the coding sequence ATGATGTCAGCTGACAATCACACTGTTTTTTACCCTGTAACTTATATCCTGACCGGCATCTCGGGTACGGAGGAGTCTAATTTCTGGATGGCCATCCCGTTCTGTCTGATGTACATTGTGACACTTTTTGGGAACTCTCTCCTACTATTCATCATACTAACAGAAcgaagcctccatgagcccatgtatgTATTCGTGTCCATGCTGGCCACTGTTGATTTGCTGTTATCTACCACTACGGTGCCCAAGATGCTGGCTGTATTCTGGTTTAGAGCGGGGGAAATTTCTTTTGTTGCCTGCCTGACAcagatgttcttcatccatgCCAGTTTCATTGCCGAATCAGccatcctgctggccatggcatttGATCGATACATTGCCATCTGCGACCCCCTGAGATACACCATCATACTAACCAAGTCTGTGATCAGAAAGATGGGGCTAGCAGTTGTCACAAGATGTTTCTGTATCATTTTCCCTCTCATCATTCTCATGAAGCAGCTGAAGTTCTGCAgaaccaacctcctgcctcacacCTATTGTGAGTATATGGCCATAGCCCGGCTGGCCTGCAACGACATCACAGTCAACGTCTCATATGGCTTAGCTGTGGCTATTTTAGTAATTGGTTTGGATGCTGTGCTCATTGCTTTGTCTTATGGGCTGATCCTCAGGGCCGTCTTCCGGCTTACGTCCAAGGACGCCCGGCTCAAGGCTCTCCGCACCTGCAGCTCACACCTCTGTGTCATACTGATGTTCCACATCTCATCTGTTTTCTCCTATTATGCACACCGATTTGGGCACATCATCCCAGGTTATATTCTCAACCTATTGGCCAACCTCTATGTGATCATtccccccatgttaaaccccatcgtTTATGGGGTGACAACAAAAGAGATCCTGAAAAGGGTAATCAGCATCTTTTATAGATGCTTAGCAGAAGCTCCCTGCTGA
- the LOC115641865 gene encoding olfactory receptor 52B2-like codes for MMPADNHTFFAPVTYILTGIPGTEESQFWMAIPFCLVYSVTLFGNSLLLFIILTEQSLHEPMYLLVSMLAAADLLLSTTAVPKMLAVFWFRAGEISFAACLTQMFFIHVSFIAESAILLAMAFDRYVAICDPLRYTMILTKSVIGKMGLAVVTRSFCFIFPVIFVLKQMNFCRTNLLPHNYCDMAIARVACNDVSVRVWYGVAVAILVIGSDIVLIAVSYGLILRAVFLLHSKDARLKALRTCGSHLCVILMFYISSVFSYFAYRFGHIIPGYSLILLANLYVLIPPMLNPIIYGVTTKEILKRVIYVFHR; via the coding sequence ATGATGCCAGCTGACAATCACACCTTTTTTGCCCCCGTGACCTACATCCTGACCGGCATCCCGGGTACGGAGGAGTCTCAATTCTGGATGGCCATCCCGTTCTGTCTGGTGTACAGTGTGACACTTTTTGGGAACTCTCTCCTACTATTCATCATACTAACAGAACAAAGCCTCCATGAACCCATGTATCTATTAGTATCCATGCTGGCCGCTGCTGATCTGCTGCTATCTACCACGGCAGTGCCCAAGATGCTGGCTGTATTCTGGTTTAGAGCAGGGGAAATTTCTTTTGCTGCCTGCCTGacccagatgttcttcatccatgTCAGTTTTATTGCCGAGTCGGccatcctgctggccatggcgtttgATCGGTACGTTGCCATCTGCGACCCCCTTAGATACACCATGATACTAACGAAGTCTGTGATCGGGAAGATGGGGCTGGCAGTTGTCACAAGAAGTTTCTGTTTCATTTTCCCTGTCATTTTTGTCCTGAAGCAGATGAATTTCTGCAGAACCAACCTCTTGCCTCACAACTATTGTGACATGGCCATAGCCCGGGTGGCCTGCAATGATGTCTCAGTCAGAGTCTGGTATGGTGTAGCTGTGGCTATTTTAGTAATTGGTTCAGATATTGTGCTCATTGCTGTATCATATGGGTTGATCCTCAGGGCCGTCTTCCTGCTCCACTCCAAGGACGCCCGGCTCAAGGCTCTCCGCACCTGTGGCTCCCATCTCTGTGTCATACTGATGTTCTACATCTCATCTGTTTTCTCCTATTTTGCATACCGATTTGGGCACATCATCCCAGGTTATAGTCTCATCCTACTGGCCAACCTCTATGTGCTCATtccccccatgttaaaccccatcatttatgGGGTGACAACAAAAGAGATCCTGAAACGGGTGATCTATGTGTTTCATCGGTGA